From Myxococcales bacterium, the proteins below share one genomic window:
- a CDS encoding urease accessory protein UreD has product MIAHARSSLEVVRSRVTSASVVRRAYAEAPIALSCPRNHGHAAWVFPTVLGPGYLRGDDHEHTIEVREGATAYIGSIGIARGFAGVSSTRVRATVEPSALLVHAPCPLTGAAGADVSQSVEIDLAEGASLVLIDGITRGRPETGERWAFERLRTRLVVRVGGEVVLEDALDLEPGRTSVERHFGAYGGYALALALGPRARSFADAWRDAPPRGRGPTLSSVSTSRDDLVVVRLATQGAADLAQECALLLRNLRETLGDDPLARRPS; this is encoded by the coding sequence GTGATCGCCCACGCTCGGTCGAGCCTCGAGGTCGTGCGGAGCCGCGTCACCTCGGCGAGCGTGGTCCGCCGCGCCTACGCCGAGGCCCCCATCGCGCTCTCCTGCCCGAGGAACCACGGCCACGCCGCTTGGGTCTTTCCCACGGTGCTCGGCCCCGGGTACCTCCGCGGCGACGACCACGAGCACACCATCGAGGTCCGCGAGGGCGCGACGGCGTACATCGGCTCCATCGGCATCGCGCGCGGGTTCGCGGGGGTGTCGAGCACCCGCGTTCGGGCGACCGTCGAGCCCTCAGCGCTGCTCGTCCACGCCCCGTGCCCGCTCACAGGAGCGGCGGGGGCCGACGTCTCGCAGTCCGTGGAGATCGACCTCGCGGAGGGCGCGTCGCTCGTCTTGATCGACGGCATCACCCGCGGGCGCCCGGAGACCGGCGAGAGGTGGGCGTTCGAGCGCCTTCGCACGCGCCTCGTCGTGCGTGTCGGCGGCGAGGTCGTGCTCGAGGACGCCCTCGATCTCGAGCCCGGTCGAACCTCCGTCGAGCGCCACTTCGGCGCGTACGGGGGCTACGCGCTCGCCCTCGCCCTAGGCCCCCGCGCACGCTCCTTCGCCGACGCATGGCGCGACGCCCCTCCACGCGGTCGTGGCCCCACGCTGTCGTCCGTGTCGACGTCTCGGGACGATCTCGTGGTCGTACGGCTCGCCACCCAGGGCGCAGCCGACCTCGCGCAGGAGTGCGCGCTCCTCCTCAGAAACCTTCGCGAAACCTTGGGGGACGATCCTCTGGCTCGGAGGCCCAGCTAG
- a CDS encoding 50S ribosome-binding GTPase, translating to MAADPDKSALRDLAKALAKAEEMLQFLPDGAAKNLVTKIGTLRGLLLEQRPPAFVLVGRRGAGKSSLVNALFGAEVAKVGHVRAETGRGTWYEHHAESGTLHLLDTRGLQEGSKPSQDDDKRDALSSVAVELKRRAPDAVLFVVRAQDVDSAIDADLTGLEEVLQAVERAHKFRPPVLGVLTHCDLFEPKRTRLHAPSEESEESLHEKLSYVNEAEALLEKKLKSRGLLTQHVVGVRGVSAYLSFAKDGTVRDDERWNIDALCTLLYAHLPNAGRGAFVRLAQVRGLQEELAETLTQATAAVCAAVAAVPVPVADLVPITSLQVSLVVAIAWLSGRRVDTKSALELLASLGVNVGAAFALREGARALVKYVFPGGGSAISGAVAFAGTLAIGAAARAYYLRGEGLEGAKRAYAAGRDDSTRPE from the coding sequence ATGGCCGCGGACCCCGACAAGAGCGCCCTCCGTGACCTCGCGAAGGCGCTCGCGAAGGCCGAAGAGATGCTCCAGTTCCTGCCCGACGGTGCGGCCAAGAACCTCGTGACCAAGATCGGGACCCTGCGTGGTCTCCTGCTCGAGCAGCGGCCGCCCGCGTTCGTGCTCGTCGGTCGCCGCGGCGCCGGCAAGTCGTCGCTCGTGAACGCGCTCTTCGGGGCCGAGGTCGCCAAGGTCGGCCACGTGCGCGCCGAGACCGGCCGCGGCACGTGGTACGAGCACCACGCCGAGAGCGGCACGCTCCACCTCCTCGACACACGCGGGCTGCAAGAGGGCTCGAAGCCGAGCCAAGACGACGACAAACGCGACGCCCTCTCCTCCGTCGCGGTCGAGCTGAAGCGGCGCGCGCCGGACGCCGTGCTCTTCGTCGTGCGCGCCCAAGACGTGGACAGCGCGATCGACGCCGACCTCACGGGCCTCGAGGAGGTGCTCCAGGCGGTCGAGCGCGCCCACAAGTTCCGGCCTCCCGTGCTCGGTGTGCTCACGCACTGCGACCTCTTCGAGCCCAAGCGGACGCGCCTCCACGCCCCATCCGAGGAGTCCGAGGAGTCGCTCCACGAGAAGCTCTCGTACGTGAACGAGGCCGAGGCGCTCCTCGAAAAAAAGCTGAAATCTCGCGGGCTTCTCACCCAGCACGTGGTGGGTGTACGTGGGGTGAGCGCGTACCTCTCGTTCGCGAAGGACGGCACGGTCCGAGACGACGAACGCTGGAACATCGATGCACTCTGCACGCTCCTCTACGCGCACCTCCCGAACGCGGGGAGAGGGGCCTTCGTTCGGCTCGCTCAGGTGCGCGGGCTGCAAGAGGAGCTCGCCGAGACCTTGACGCAAGCGACCGCCGCCGTGTGCGCCGCGGTCGCCGCCGTGCCCGTCCCGGTCGCCGATCTCGTGCCCATCACGAGCCTCCAGGTGTCGCTCGTCGTGGCGATCGCGTGGCTCTCGGGGCGTCGAGTCGACACGAAGAGCGCCCTCGAGCTCCTCGCGTCGCTCGGCGTGAACGTGGGCGCGGCGTTCGCGCTGCGCGAAGGGGCGCGGGCCCTCGTGAAGTACGTGTTCCCGGGCGGAGGCTCGGCGATCTCGGGCGCCGTCGCGTTCGCGGGCACCCTCGCCATCGGGGCGGCGGCGCGCGCGTACTACCTTCGCGGCGAGGGCCTCGAGGGCGCGAAGCGGGCCTACGCGGCCGGCCGTGACGACTCGACGAGGCCCGAGTGA
- a CDS encoding urease accessory protein UreF, whose translation MTFFRVLALSDSGFPSGGFAHSGGLEAAAALGAVSTPSDVATFLDDIVDQAATFSAPLVLAGHASGSGEGPGLSALDARADVRLVSRVANRASRTQGRTFFATALASFEGELRGLAPVVESLPYKHHAPLFGAILAALGLDRITTVRLTLFGQARGTTSAAVRLGLVGPHEAQVLLDALGPRLERGVETALATPLDQAASSSPLLELRAELHDTLYARLFLS comes from the coding sequence ATGACCTTTTTTCGTGTCCTCGCCCTCTCGGACTCGGGGTTTCCCTCCGGCGGCTTCGCGCACTCCGGGGGGCTCGAGGCGGCGGCGGCGCTCGGGGCGGTGAGCACGCCCTCCGACGTCGCGACCTTCCTCGACGACATCGTCGACCAGGCCGCGACGTTCTCGGCGCCACTCGTGCTCGCGGGCCACGCGTCGGGGAGCGGCGAAGGTCCGGGTCTCTCGGCGCTCGACGCCCGCGCCGACGTGAGGCTCGTGTCGCGCGTCGCGAACCGCGCGAGCCGCACGCAGGGGCGAACCTTCTTCGCGACCGCGCTCGCGTCGTTCGAGGGTGAGCTCCGCGGGCTCGCGCCCGTCGTCGAGAGCCTCCCCTACAAGCACCACGCGCCCCTCTTCGGGGCCATCCTCGCCGCGCTCGGGCTCGATCGCATCACCACCGTGCGGCTCACCCTCTTCGGTCAGGCGCGAGGCACCACGTCGGCGGCGGTGCGCCTCGGTCTCGTCGGTCCGCACGAAGCGCAGGTCCTCCTGGATGCGCTCGGGCCGAGGCTCGAGCGCGGCGTCGAGACTGCCCTCGCGACGCCCCTCGACCAAGCCGCCTCGAGCTCCCCGCTCCTCGAGCTCCGCGCGGAGCTCCACGACACGCTCTACGCGCGGCTCTTTTTGTCGTAA
- a CDS encoding FKBP-type peptidyl-prolyl cis-trans isomerase: MKKTFALLAVLGLSISACSKPIEEPKEDFKPAAPKPLPPGPEKLEIVDEVVGTGPEAKTGDEVRVHYTGTLMDGKKFDSSRDRNEPFKFKLGQGAVIKGWDQGVVGMKVGGKRKLTIPSDLGYGDNGSGDKIPPKAGLKFDVELVEVVGAGGDGGAGDGGVKGDAGSKKDGKDGGK; the protein is encoded by the coding sequence ATGAAGAAGACCTTCGCGCTTTTGGCCGTGCTCGGCCTTTCGATCTCGGCCTGCTCCAAGCCCATCGAAGAGCCCAAAGAGGACTTCAAGCCCGCGGCGCCGAAGCCGCTCCCCCCCGGCCCCGAGAAGCTCGAGATCGTCGACGAGGTCGTCGGCACCGGGCCCGAGGCGAAGACGGGCGACGAAGTGCGTGTACACTACACGGGAACGCTCATGGACGGGAAGAAGTTCGATTCCTCGCGGGATCGGAACGAGCCCTTCAAGTTCAAGCTCGGCCAGGGCGCGGTGATCAAGGGGTGGGATCAGGGCGTCGTCGGCATGAAGGTGGGCGGCAAGCGAAAGCTGACCATCCCCTCCGATCTCGGCTACGGGGACAACGGCTCGGGCGACAAAATCCCGCCGAAGGCCGGCCTGAAGTTCGACGTCGAGCTCGTCGAGGTGGTCGGGGCCGGGGGCGACGGCGGCGCCGGTGATGGCGGCGTGAAGGGCGACGCCGGCTCGAAGAAAGACGGAAAAGACGGCGGCAAGTAG
- a CDS encoding urease subunit gamma has product MHLAPRDLDKLVLHQAGFLAQKRLARGLRLTYPEAVALLATQLLEWIRDGKSVAELMDLGRRVLGRAELLPGVPELAHEVQVEGTFADGTKLVTVHEPFVLDRGDLALALYGSFLPVPKPFPDATPDERLVPGGLLDETPNDVELCPARPRTTLSVTSRGDRPIQVGSHYPFDEVNPALELDRARARGMRLDVPAGTAVRFEPGETRTVTLVPYASSDVAIPERLRAERGAP; this is encoded by the coding sequence ATGCACCTCGCCCCTCGCGATCTCGACAAGCTCGTCCTCCACCAGGCAGGATTTCTCGCACAAAAGCGCCTCGCGCGCGGGCTTCGGCTCACCTACCCCGAGGCCGTCGCGCTCTTGGCCACGCAACTCCTCGAGTGGATCCGCGACGGAAAATCGGTCGCCGAGCTCATGGACCTCGGGCGACGTGTGCTTGGTCGCGCCGAGCTGCTTCCGGGCGTCCCCGAGCTCGCGCACGAGGTGCAGGTCGAGGGCACGTTCGCCGATGGAACGAAGCTCGTCACCGTGCACGAGCCCTTCGTCCTCGACCGCGGCGACTTGGCCCTCGCGCTCTACGGGAGCTTCCTTCCCGTCCCGAAGCCTTTCCCCGACGCGACCCCGGACGAGCGCCTCGTGCCCGGAGGGCTCCTCGACGAGACGCCGAACGACGTCGAGCTCTGCCCCGCGCGCCCGCGCACGACCCTGTCCGTGACGAGCCGAGGGGATCGGCCGATCCAGGTCGGCAGCCACTACCCGTTCGACGAGGTGAACCCGGCGCTCGAGCTCGATCGGGCCCGCGCGCGGGGCATGCGGCTCGACGTACCGGCGGGGACGGCCGTTCGCTTCGAGCCCGGGGAGACACGCACCGTCACGCTCGTCCCATACGCGTCGTCCGACGTCGCCATCCCCGAGCGCCTTCGCGCCGAGCGGGGAGCGCCATGA
- the ureG gene encoding urease accessory protein UreG, whose protein sequence is MPHDGTHGHTHEPLLHPGFFRARTPRIRRDFGARAFTVGIGGPVGSGKTALLLALCRALRDRLRLGVVTNDIFTREDAEFLHRHEALPADQIAAVETGGCPHAAIREDISHNLDALMGLMAAVRPELLFVESGGDNLAAQYSRELVDYTIYVIDVSGGDKVPRKGGPGITQSDLLVVNKIDLAPHVGASLEVMRLDADRMRQGGPTIFARARDGHGVDAIIDHVLAAFHEAAPATYAVAKERDAVP, encoded by the coding sequence ATGCCACACGACGGTACTCACGGGCACACGCACGAGCCCCTCCTCCACCCCGGTTTCTTTCGCGCGAGGACGCCCCGGATCCGCCGAGACTTCGGCGCCCGCGCGTTCACCGTGGGCATCGGCGGCCCCGTCGGCTCGGGCAAGACGGCGCTCCTCCTCGCGCTCTGTCGTGCCCTCCGTGACCGGCTCCGCCTCGGGGTCGTCACGAACGACATCTTCACGCGCGAGGACGCCGAGTTCCTCCACCGCCACGAAGCCCTCCCCGCCGACCAGATCGCCGCCGTCGAGACCGGGGGCTGCCCTCACGCCGCCATCCGCGAGGACATCAGCCACAACCTCGACGCCCTCATGGGCCTCATGGCGGCGGTGCGCCCCGAGCTCCTCTTCGTCGAGTCCGGCGGAGACAACCTCGCCGCCCAGTACAGCCGCGAGCTCGTCGACTACACGATCTACGTCATCGACGTGTCGGGGGGCGACAAGGTCCCGCGCAAAGGCGGCCCCGGCATCACGCAGAGCGATCTGCTCGTCGTGAACAAAATCGATCTCGCCCCGCACGTCGGCGCGAGCCTCGAGGTCATGCGCCTCGACGCCGACCGCATGCGCCAAGGAGGCCCCACCATCTTCGCGAGGGCGCGCGACGGGCACGGCGTCGACGCGATCATCGACCACGTCCTCGCCGCGTTCCACGAGGCCGCGCCCGCAACGTACGCCGTCGCGAAGGAGCGCGACGCCGTCCCGTAA
- the ureC gene encoding urease subunit alpha has protein sequence MSRISRARYADLYGPTVGHRLRIADSSLVLEVEVDLGSYGDELTFGGGKVARDGMGQMPGALDAEALDLVVTGVVLLDAKHPVTKCDVGIKRGRIVGLGKAGNPLTMAGVTPGMIVGVTTEVVSGEGHILTAGAIDAHVHFICPQQADEAIASGVTTLVGGGTGPATGTLATTCTPGIENVSRMLRATDKLPLNIGLTGKGNSRRPEGLAEQIEAGCVGLKLHEDWGTTPAAIRACLAAADPYDVQVTLHTDTLNESGYLEETLAAIGGRTIHAYHAEGAGGGHAPDILAICGHANVLPSSTNPTRPYTVNTLDEHLDMLMVCHHLSRDVPEDVAFAESRIRRETIAAEDLLHDMGAISMISSDSQAMGRVGEVVTRTFQTAAKMREVRGRLTEESGANDNLRLRRYVAKITANPAIAHGIAAHVGSIEVGKVADLVLWKPGFFGVRPEMVIKSGFIAHAQMGDANASIPTPQPRFGRPMFGALDPASAGLVLVSRAAFDAGVPTRLGLGKRAVAVEGCRALAKADMVLNDALPHITVSPETYEVRADGEPLVCAPAAALPMARLYSLF, from the coding sequence ATGAGCCGCATCTCTCGCGCGCGGTACGCCGATCTCTACGGGCCCACCGTGGGCCACAGGCTCCGGATCGCCGACTCGTCGCTCGTGCTCGAGGTCGAGGTCGATCTCGGCTCCTACGGGGACGAGCTCACCTTCGGTGGAGGCAAGGTCGCGCGCGACGGGATGGGCCAGATGCCTGGCGCGCTCGACGCCGAGGCCCTCGACCTGGTCGTGACCGGCGTCGTCCTGCTCGACGCGAAGCACCCCGTCACCAAGTGCGACGTCGGCATCAAACGAGGTCGCATCGTGGGCCTCGGGAAGGCCGGAAATCCCCTCACGATGGCGGGTGTCACGCCGGGGATGATCGTCGGGGTCACGACCGAGGTCGTCTCCGGAGAGGGGCACATCCTCACCGCCGGGGCCATCGACGCTCACGTGCACTTCATCTGCCCCCAGCAGGCCGACGAGGCCATCGCGAGCGGCGTCACCACCCTCGTCGGAGGAGGCACCGGCCCCGCGACCGGCACGCTCGCGACGACCTGCACCCCGGGCATCGAGAACGTGAGCCGGATGCTCCGCGCGACCGACAAGCTCCCGCTCAACATCGGGCTCACCGGGAAGGGAAACTCGCGGCGCCCCGAGGGCCTCGCCGAACAGATCGAGGCGGGGTGCGTCGGCCTGAAGCTCCACGAGGACTGGGGTACGACCCCCGCCGCCATTCGCGCGTGCCTCGCGGCGGCCGATCCGTACGACGTCCAGGTCACCCTCCACACCGACACCCTGAACGAGTCGGGCTACCTCGAAGAGACCCTTGCGGCCATCGGAGGGCGCACGATCCACGCCTACCACGCCGAGGGCGCGGGAGGTGGCCATGCCCCTGATATCCTTGCGATTTGTGGTCACGCGAACGTCCTCCCGAGCTCGACCAACCCGACCCGCCCCTACACGGTCAACACGCTCGACGAGCACCTCGACATGCTCATGGTCTGTCATCACCTCTCGCGTGACGTGCCCGAGGACGTCGCCTTCGCCGAAAGCCGCATCCGGAGGGAGACCATCGCCGCCGAGGACCTCCTCCACGACATGGGCGCCATCTCGATGATCTCGAGCGACAGCCAGGCCATGGGGCGCGTCGGCGAGGTCGTGACCCGCACGTTCCAGACGGCCGCCAAGATGCGCGAGGTGCGTGGGCGGCTCACGGAGGAGTCGGGCGCGAACGACAACCTCCGCCTCCGCAGGTACGTCGCCAAGATCACCGCGAACCCCGCGATCGCGCACGGCATCGCCGCCCACGTCGGCAGCATCGAGGTGGGCAAGGTGGCCGACCTCGTGCTCTGGAAGCCTGGTTTTTTCGGGGTGCGGCCCGAGATGGTGATCAAATCGGGGTTCATCGCGCACGCGCAAATGGGCGACGCGAACGCGAGCATCCCGACGCCGCAGCCTCGCTTCGGGAGGCCCATGTTCGGGGCCTTGGATCCCGCCTCGGCCGGGCTCGTCCTCGTCTCGCGCGCGGCCTTCGACGCGGGGGTCCCAACCCGGCTCGGGCTCGGCAAGCGCGCTGTCGCCGTCGAGGGGTGCCGAGCGCTCGCCAAAGCCGACATGGTGCTGAACGACGCCCTGCCCCACATCACCGTGAGCCCCGAGACCTACGAGGTCCGGGCCGACGGCGAGCCGCTCGTGTGCGCGCCGGCCGCTGCCCTCCCCATGGCGCGCCTCTACTCCCTCTTCTGA